In the genome of Ziziphus jujuba cultivar Dongzao chromosome 10, ASM3175591v1, the window TCTTGGAGCTTACTGTCAATGCCCATGCATATTTCTTCtgaaacaaatgaaaaattcCATCCTTTGAGATTCTTTTGAGGTTTTCAGTATAGTCCTGGAAAAATTAACAGGCCCATCTTCTTACTTCTTGCTTACAGGGCAAATAAAGTATAaactataaacataaatatgtaAACCATTTTAGAAGCACTTTTAAAGAAATTCAACCTTCAAACTTCAATTAGTCATTAATTATTCAAAGCATAATAGTATTCAATTGGTGTGTTACTTTGATTTCAGTTGCTTCTTGAAAAATGTCAGCATTCTGTCCCCTAAGGCGTTGCAGAGCAGCCTCAAACTCTTTTTCTCGACCAACCTTTGCCTGTACATTACTCCCATCCTCAAAGACTATAGAATGACACAAGTttccaataaaaagaaaaatgatccAGTGGTCTCATCCCTTAAGTTAAGAAATTCAATAGCAATAACATTCAAAAGCTATTTGTCATATTGGGTTTTAAAATCATCGTTAGTTAGGATCTTGGATTGTACTCACTAGCCATCTTGGAGACTCAGGAATCAGAAACAGGCCCAGGATCTGTACTAGGCATGGAAAAGCtcctgaaaataaaatttatattttcaaaaaaaaaaaaaaaaaaaaaaaaaaaaaaaaaaaagaaaggaaaacctTCATGTCAACTTGTGTTGTAAAAGTAgagtaccaaaaaaaataaacttcatAAAGCATTTTCGGTTGGAAAAGTAATATAGTACggagaaaatttttaataacaaaaacacTACCTAGTAAAGCCAAGACACGCCAATTGACAAAGGAACCGAAAAGATATGCAATTGACGAACCGCAACCAGTTGCTAGCTGTAGAATGGATAGGACAAAGGCACATAAACATAGAAAGAAAACTTCTTTAATTTATCTGAAATTGGACCTACTAAAACATTACCTGATAAAAAGATGTAAAGCCTCCCCTAATATCCTTGGGTGTGATTTCTGCTACATAAACAGGTGCCTGCACTTTGGCGAGGGAGTATAAACATTTTATAAGGTCATGGCATATATAGGTTAGTAAATGGAATGTGGGTACTCTGGTTCACACAGTTGTTTACCACATAACAACCAAGCCCAAGTCCAAACCCCAGTGACAGTCTTCCAATGTCAAGTGACCAAGCACCCTttcaacaagaaattaaaaatttcttaGCATGAGTCAGAACTCAGaaccaatattaaataaataaaattcgcCTATTTTTTAcagaatcaattttaaaaaggaTAAGAGACCTCGGAGAATATTATAGCAAGCCACCCCACAATGCAAAGTGTACTCGTAACCCACAATGCCTGCATTAAGAAAACTTAAAATCGTGTTTAAGCAATATCTGCACAATTTAGAAAAGGCtaacaaacaaaacaacaataacaaaagcTTGTATTTACTACTCCAAAAAATTAAGCTTTGGTATAAGATTTAGAGAATTTTTAAAGGATAAACAGAAGAACCTACACCTTTCCGGCCAGCCAAATCTGCTATTTTGCCACTCCATGCTGCCCCTAGCAGTCCTCCAATTGTCAATATTGAACCAAACACCGAGTACTGCAAAAGATACCAGATACAATGCAGTGAGGAAATGGGTAATGTATGCAACCCACACttcttgaaataaataaaaaataataatgatgacaaaAGAATTATAAACAAATACCTCTGCCGAAGAAAGGCCCAGGTCATTCATAATTGCTGACTGAGAAGGTGATGTATATCCCACCTACAAAATATCATGAATAATCAAGTTCTCAGCTTATTCCATTCCATTAACAAatacttgaaaatttaaaaaagaagcccaaaaatagttttggaaaaaaaaaaatgtacagcTACATTTCCTCATCAAAAGCAGCAGACTTCTACACAACATGTAGAATTTCAACCCACGTAATTGTTTGCCAGTAGaaagaattttattttcacTAAATTTATACTCACGGCATATCCTGCAACAAAGGAGGCACACAAAGCAACTAAGGAGCTGAGGACAACAGTAAGTGTAACTGAGGAAGACTCACTTGGCTGCCCACCATCACCAACTTCCCTCTGATTTTCTTGTATTAGCAGTGAGCTTGCCAATATTTCTATTTGTTGCTCCTCCATGTCTGCTTAATTTCTTTGGAAAAACCAAGGAAGATACAAAAAGAGATTGAAAGCAAAATTCTATCTttgtagataatttttttttttttcttttcatctaccaaaaaagacaaaagagcATGTGACTAGAACGAGGACGAATATTGGTTGAACTTACCATTCATATTGCACTTCCACAAGGCTTCACATGTAAATTGtagtaataaaatttttgtactTAAAAAACTTTTACAAACAATGAAAGTAATCTAACAATGAAGTAAGGAAAATTTGCCAATAGAATTGAACTGTTTTCTTTTTGTCACCTTCCAAGCTGGCTTGAAAGGGAGGACAGGTTGGAGAGAatgattgaaaatttgaaagtaATTGTGGCCCTCTTTTTTGCccacttaaaaattttaattgagaaATTTCATATTCGTGTGTTCTTATACCACATGAACATTTAGTTCCACATGGGGAATGGTACAATGATATTTTGATCATCATCTTGGCCGCTGCACCAATAATCATCCTGAAATGAAATTTgtgatcattttatttatttatttactttgtatCAAATAATAGCAATATAATAGTTATAAGATATAATTATTTGAACAatgtcatttaattttaaagtatgaaactttataaaatatatcttaTGTCTCGAATCgttagtattttttattattattattttcaaaagaacCCATGAATGACTCCGTTGTCACACAAGCATTTATCCACGACTTTgcttatagaaaataaattattgattgGTAGaacttcttctatttttttcttttttctttttttggtttttttttttttttttactggtaATAGTATCATTGACTGGTAGAACTTAATATTCCACGTAGACTGTAAATTCTTATATGTACTATTGACTTTTGAGAGTACAAGTATTTGATGCCCTACTTCTTCGCGTGATTCGGTCTTGGGGTCCCCacctttaaaatgaaaaatacatcAGCAACACAAATTcctgtaaataattaaaaaaaaaaatatatatatatatatatatatctttacttttctcccaaaaaaaaacaaaatttattaagaTTCGAATCTCAATTTTCGGAATTGGAGATGTGAATAAACTGTCACTCTCAATAGTATTTTGTACAAATTTCATAGCAAAACTGAAAAGGTAATTTCATAGGAGATATAGGAAATTTGAAGGGAATTGCATCATCCGCTGAACTATATTTAAAAGGTAAGGAAACAATCCAAGGACCCTTTTTCTGTTATAGGAAATCTCTGAAGAAATCATCAGCGGATCAACCTTATAAGTTGACCTGTTAAGCTCAAACTATATATTCCTATGAAAGGCAGTAAAAACTGAGATTAAAAAAAGATGCTCACCTCTGACATTGTTGTTAATACCCAAAATGACCCATCAATGAGATAGCCCCACATACACAAATGTTCAAGGGATAAAGGCCGTGAAAAAACATATGGCCCAATATAAGAAGAGGCCAtagacaaaaagaagaaaaacccaaTAAAAGACTTTTTGACCTCCTTATACCATATGGGCTGCAAAGGTGAATGGAAGACGAACACCCTCTTATCATTTGACCAAATTCAGCGGGCCCAATACAAGTGAAGTAAAATTACATGAAGAGACGAGGTGACAGAGAATAAAACGGGGAGAAAAGCAAGAGCTAGCAAAAAAACAGGAAAGTGAGAAGGGAAACCTAAGTGCCAACAAAATGTAATCCATGGTATTTCTTTTCCATACCCATGTCAAAATGAGCCCGCAAAAGTGCCAGAATAATGCAGTTCATCAAACATCATACAAGTTCAATtcattcattgaaaaaaaactGTAACAAAACAGAGGTCAGAGGCTTTTTGAGAAAGCATAAAAATGGGAAGTAACTGGCAGTGAAAGTAGCCCACGTTAAGGGCATACTTTATTCTATAACTTCATCATTTGTGGTTATCTGCTGGCATAGGATTTACTTCTAGGTGATTCAATCGAGTCAAGTTATGGTTTTCCATTTGTTAGTTTCTGAACGTCCAACGTCAATAGATAGCATGGAAAAAAGAAGGCTTGGCCCGAGAAAACTAGAAGAATTTATCAAATCTCTTCTTcagcatttaaaataaaaataaaaaataaaaaataaaaaataattctgaAATCTATAATCCGAGTATaagttgatttaaaaaataatatattttcagtCACTTGTTTCTTAACATATAGAAGCACAGATTTGGTATGCCATAGGTAAAAAATCAAACCTTTCTTATTCAAAGAAATCTATGATTCTGAAATAACCCCTTTATCCCCGTCATTTTGAACAGGGTGATCACTCTTATGGACAAGTGTATGCTGCTCAGCAGACTTAGGCGTGTCCCTTAAGCCAGTGATGCTCATTGACATCTCCTTATCATCAAAATGGGCTAAAAGAGGAAATGGACGATCAGGGATTGAGGGAACTGGACAATCATTCTCCAATATCTTTACGAGCTGGTCCATTGTTGGCCTAGCGTATGCCACCGGATGAGAACAAAGAATTGCCACAAGAACATATTTCTCTATTTCATCCTTTGCGCCTAACTCGGGCATGGCTTCCTCAATGACATCCAATAATCTACCTTCTCTTACTAGTGACCAAGCCCAATCTGTCAAAAGCAAAGTTTCATAGCTATGGTCATTCGGGATAATTGCCTTTTTACCACTCAAAATCTCAAGAAGCACAACCCCAAAACTGTAAACATCGCTTCTTTCGGATAGCTGCCCATACAAGGCATATTCTGGAGCAACATAACCAAGTGTTCCAGCTACTCTGGTGCTCAAATGTGTCAATCCCTCAGCAGTAAACTTTGCGAGGCCAAAATCAGCCAGTTTTGGCTCAAATGTTTCATCTACAAGTATGTTGCTAGCTTTGATATCTCTATGTATGATAGCAGGCTGCACACCATGATGTAAATAAGCTAATCCACGAGCCATTCCAAGAGTAATCTTTTGACGAATAGGCCAACTAAGCTTCTTCATCCCTGATCCGAAAAGATGGTCATAAAGGCTACCATTTCGCATCAAATCACACACTATTATTCTCTGGTGTGCTTCAAAAGGCCCTGTCACCGTACAGTAGCCTCTCAAAGCTAGAAGATTTACATGCTTAACACTGGCAATGACCTCCACTTCATGGACAAAAGCTTCCTCCCCAGCAGCAGAGCAGTTCTTGAACCTTTTGAATGCAACTTCAGACCCATCTTCCAATATCCCTTTGTAAACATTCCCATATCCTCCCATCCCAATAATGTTATCCCTTGAGAAATTCCTTGTAGCTCTTTTTATTTCATCAAGAGTGAACCTTCGTAAAGCAGTATTTCCATCAACCATTTCCATCCCTGGAAGTGAGGTTGTCCCAAGTTGAGTCAAATTTGTCCTCTTCCTCTTGGTCCTTCTACTGTGCCACATCCAAACACACCACACCACCAAGACAGCCCCAACAAAGCCATGCAAACAGCCCACCAGAACCCCGAGAATCACCGCCTTGTGGGGTTCGGATCTGGCGCTTGTCCTACTGAAATCGAGCAAAAACAAACACTTGGCGGTCCCTAAATCAGTTGGACCAAACCTGTTAGCAAATGCAGCAGCATATATAAATGGATATCCTTCACAATCTGTAACATTCCCACCATCAGGTACATTAAAGTAAGCCTTGTTGATACTCAACAATGGATCCACACACAAATGGCAAAGAGAAGTATTCCCCAAAGACTTATAACAAGACCCCCTTATTTGATTCAATTCATTTGGCGAAAGCAGGCGTTCAAACTGGGAActatttttgatattattacAAACCTGTGAAAGCAAACTCCTTTTGAACCCACAAGTGGATTCAATCCTCAACCTTGGCATGAATTCGTCAAATAGATTACCAAACAAGTCCCAGCAAACCTCGGCTACATCCGGAGGAAGAGTAAAGTTGCCACTGACTCGAAGATACTGAGACCGAAGGAGACGGATTCCTTGAAGCACATACTGGCATTCAGCTGCTTCACTTAGCAATTGAAGTGGTTGAGAGCTTTGGATGATGAGTTTTCTGAAATGGTTTATATTCAGTGGACAAACTGCTTTACCCAAAGCTTCATGGGTACTACTGACTATGGAGTTTGGGAACACTAAGTTTAACCcaagaaagaggaagaagaaaagatggGACATTTCGGTATTTGAGAGCTAAGGGTTTTGGGAAGACTTGCATTGATGCCCACAAATGgtctatctttttttcttttctttttttatttttttcttcctttcgaTGGTGGACTGCAAATTCAATTTTTGGCATGCCTTTTTGGAAACTTTAAGGTGTGGTTTTAACATttccatttttcatatttggtGTGGGTTTGACAGTTCCTCTTGGAGGGAAGCATATGGGGAAATTTACAACTTTAGTCATGAGACACGTGATTAAcaagcttttgaaaaatgagtcTTTTGGGTATGTTATACTCGCACCTATAAGCACCCTTTGTTTTGTAGCTACAACTTGTTGAATAAAACAGCACGACCATTAGTGTGTGAATATAGCATCATGAATCATGAtgtatttggaaattaattaaattagatgatcaataattattaaacatcaAATTTGGGCTTTTGTGCGACCATATAGGAGTTTCTTAATAATATGCTGAATGATATTCCCTCTTGCTGGCTTCTGTTTCAAAACTTGTCCTATATATCCTGGCTTGGAATATTGCTAATGTTCTTTTCTCAATCTGTCTTTTTTCCCAATTGCATTATTTCCAATATtcagaaaatgaaattcaacCTATTCTGCTTTTAGTTCTGTCCTATTGGAATCATCAATTGTTGACCTAATCCATATTTCGGATCTTAAGGGATAATTTGACTAGGTCCACTTAGGGACGTGAATAATGATTTTCTTTGACCCAGTGACAaactttaacccaaaaaaacaaggCAATgacattcttttgtttttacctctttttttttttataaaaaataaataaaaattgttgaaTGGCATTCTTTGATTTAATAGTGGACCCATAATTTCTTTCCAAAGGAGGCACcgttagataatatttttttaaaaaaatatatattaatataaataataaaacacaaaaaattattattcataaagtaattaatgaaaaaatcaatatttattttgaggCATTTCCAATTTTCATgttgattttcattttaaaatattttcaataattcaTTTCAAAAAGGTATATTTTCAATGAAGAATAAACTAATTCCATGTGATATAATGAATCTTATAAATTAAGATTaatgcaaatatatttaaaaattatcaacaaaTTTATGCAAAAATAGATAATTTCGTTAGGAATCATTTAACTGAAGAAACTTAAATAgtgaattaattattaacaatCAAAAAAGTATCCTatcaaactaaaaaattatgtcgtaaaaaaaaaatatatatatatatatatatatatatatgtgaacaaTTTAAATtagtgaaattttgaaaaatgtaattgagtattatttgttagtttataattttaaatcaaactaaaactagaagaattaattaagataatcaatttttaatacaaaaatcataataaaagatatatttattaaaatacacaaTCAGACATACTAGAAGGGAAACATTGCCTGGTCACCTGTTCCCATTAGGTTATATGCGAACTTGCAAGTTACATGTGAAGCATCATGTACTATCTACTATAGACTTCTATTTGTTTGGTTGGAATGCAACCATAGACTTTTCTGCAAAGGAACTAAATAAATGCATATGACCTAACCCACTCGTTCTTAgagtttggctttttttttttttttgctaatttgCTTAGACTTTGACTGTACAGCAACAATGAATATTTATAACTTTCACTTTCTAACATTCCACCTTTTGCTCTGCTAATTAAGCTTTCATATCCCTTGTTACACGTCTAGGAAATGGCAAAAGTCATATATTTACCAGTTTTGAGAGAGACAAAGTGTAAAAGTTTTCAGACAAAATTTTTATGAAcatcaaaaattccaattaCTGTTTTAGCATCCTCCAGGCTCCTCACAATCCCTGAAGCAGTTTGCAATGGCgatatttcaaatttcaagtcAGTAATAAGTTGAATACTGAACTTTTTATGTACAGAAATGGAATTATCAAGTTCTATTGCTATGATATAGTTCGAAAAGAATTGAGGTCTCAATTTTTATACATCAATATCTTGTATAGAA includes:
- the LOC107412068 gene encoding sugar transporter ERD6-like 5 isoform X1 — translated: MEEQQIEILASSLLIQENQREVGDGGQPSESSSVTLTVVLSSLVALCASFVAGYAVGYTSPSQSAIMNDLGLSSAEYSVFGSILTIGGLLGAAWSGKIADLAGRKGALWVTSTLCIVGWLAIIFSEGAWSLDIGRLSLGFGLGLGCYVAPVYVAEITPKDIRGGFTSFYQLATGCGSSIAYLFGSFVNWRVLALLGAFPCLVQILGLFLIPESPRWLAKVGREKEFEAALQRLRGQNADIFQEATEIKDYTENLKRISKDGIFHLFQKKYAWALTVGIGLMALQQFGGLNGYAFYMSSIFDSAGFPSSVGYVAVAIIQPMMGIVSVILMDKSGRRPLVMVSAAGMCLGSFLTGVSFYVQDHNQSNEVTPAMVFIGVMVFLGSYSLGMGVIPWIILSEIFPINIKGSAGSLASMVSWIGAWFVSYSFNFLFEWSSAGVFFIYSSICCFGFIFVAKMVPETKGRTLEEIQASVTHTALH
- the LOC107412068 gene encoding sugar transporter ERD6-like 5 isoform X2 → MEEQQIEILASSLLIQENQREVGDGGQPSESSSVTLTVVLSSLVALCASFVAGYAVGYTSPSQSAIMNDLGLSSAEYSVFGSILTIGGLLGAAWSGKIADLAGRKGALWVTSTLCIVGWLAIIFSEGAWSLDIGRLSLGFGLGLGCYVAPVYVAEITPKDIRGGFTSFYQLATGCGSSIAYLFGSFVNWRVLALLGAFPCLVQILGLFLIPESPRWLAKVGREKEFEAALQRLRGQNADIFQEATEIKDYTENLKRISKDGIFHLFQKKYAWALTVGIGLMALQQFGGLNGYAFYMSSIFDSAGFPSSVGYVAVAIIQPMMGIVSVILMDKSGRRPLVMVSAAGMCLGSFLTGVSFYDHNQSNEVTPAMVFIGVMVFLGSYSLGMGVIPWIILSEIFPINIKGSAGSLASMVSWIGAWFVSYSFNFLFEWSSAGVFFIYSSICCFGFIFVAKMVPETKGRTLEEIQASVTHTALH
- the LOC107412068 gene encoding sugar transporter ERD6-like 5 isoform X3 codes for the protein MVGSQVGYTSPSQSAIMNDLGLSSAEYSVFGSILTIGGLLGAAWSGKIADLAGRKGALWVTSTLCIVGWLAIIFSEGAWSLDIGRLSLGFGLGLGCYVAPVYVAEITPKDIRGGFTSFYQLATGCGSSIAYLFGSFVNWRVLALLGAFPCLVQILGLFLIPESPRWLAKVGREKEFEAALQRLRGQNADIFQEATEIKDYTENLKRISKDGIFHLFQKKYAWALTVGIGLMALQQFGGLNGYAFYMSSIFDSAGFPSSVGYVAVAIIQPMMGIVSVILMDKSGRRPLVMVSAAGMCLGSFLTGVSFYVQDHNQSNEVTPAMVFIGVMVFLGSYSLGMGVIPWIILSEIFPINIKGSAGSLASMVSWIGAWFVSYSFNFLFEWSSAGVFFIYSSICCFGFIFVAKMVPETKGRTLEEIQASVTHTALH
- the LOC107408827 gene encoding probable LRR receptor-like serine/threonine-protein kinase RKF3, which produces MSHLFFFLFLGLNLVFPNSIVSSTHEALGKAVCPLNINHFRKLIIQSSQPLQLLSEAAECQYVLQGIRLLRSQYLRVSGNFTLPPDVAEVCWDLFGNLFDEFMPRLRIESTCGFKRSLLSQVCNNIKNSSQFERLLSPNELNQIRGSCYKSLGNTSLCHLCVDPLLSINKAYFNVPDGGNVTDCEGYPFIYAAAFANRFGPTDLGTAKCLFLLDFSRTSARSEPHKAVILGVLVGCLHGFVGAVLVVWCVWMWHSRRTKRKRTNLTQLGTTSLPGMEMVDGNTALRRFTLDEIKRATRNFSRDNIIGMGGYGNVYKGILEDGSEVAFKRFKNCSAAGEEAFVHEVEVIASVKHVNLLALRGYCTVTGPFEAHQRIIVCDLMRNGSLYDHLFGSGMKKLSWPIRQKITLGMARGLAYLHHGVQPAIIHRDIKASNILVDETFEPKLADFGLAKFTAEGLTHLSTRVAGTLGYVAPEYALYGQLSERSDVYSFGVVLLEILSGKKAIIPNDHSYETLLLTDWAWSLVREGRLLDVIEEAMPELGAKDEIEKYVLVAILCSHPVAYARPTMDQLVKILENDCPVPSIPDRPFPLLAHFDDKEMSMSITGLRDTPKSAEQHTLVHKSDHPVQNDGDKGVISES